One genomic segment of Hevea brasiliensis isolate MT/VB/25A 57/8 chromosome 3, ASM3005281v1, whole genome shotgun sequence includes these proteins:
- the LOC110656057 gene encoding exocyst complex component EXO70H1-like, with amino-acid sequence MTKGMRSICFNPKTPSFSISPRSSTSRASLSTPRRSFSESMMGQIIETASSMIMKWNPETSTYASVTSLFYEDKREAMQFLKCVTDLQKAMHLLVSEGSTDGRMVRAQNLMQIAMKRLQKEFYQILSTNRAYLDPESVSTRSSRASARSSTSDYEDEGSAEDEIRAAGDSISEVEHFSSIAMADLRSIAECMIASGYAKECVNVYKIIRKSIIDEGIYRLGVERMSSSQVNKMDWAAVDLRIKSWSDAVKISMRTLFTGERILCDHVFAVSDSIRESCFSEISREGAILLFGIPELLAKTKKSSTEKMFRVLDMYTAISENWVEIESIFSFELTSIVRSQALNSLVRLSDSILTMLSDFESSIQKDSSRTPVPGGDVHPLTLHSMNYLTLLGDYGSILSDIISDWPPPVKSSLPKSYFDSPDSDDTPASPMSVRFAWLILVLLCKLDGRAKHYKDVSHSYLFLANNLQYIISKVQTSNLQYILGEEWITKHEAKVRQFAANCERLAWGQVFASLPENPSASISPEEAGKIFKLFNSSFEAAHRKQSSCFVSDPKLRDEMKVSIARKLTPVYREFYNKQMVTVEGQRNVRLFVRYAPEDIENYLPDLFFGTSETWSSPSSSTTSSSSSHQRRSRLSS; translated from the coding sequence ATGACAAAAGGAATGAGGAGCATCTGCTTTAACCCGAAAACGCCGTCGTTTTCTATCTCCCCTCGTTCTTCAACTTCGAGAGCTTCTCTCTCAACTCCTCGCCGCAGCTTCTCTGAATCCATGATGGGACAAATCATAGAAACTGCCTCTTCCATGATCATGAAATGGAACCCTGAAACTTCCACCTATGCTAGTGTCACCTCTCTGTTTTACGAGGATAAACGAGAGGCTATGCAGTTCTTGAAGTGTGTTACTGACCTGCAAAAAGCCATGCATTTGTTAGTCTCTGAAGGTTCCACCGATGGTAGAATGGTACGAGCTCAAAATCTTATGCAGATAGCCATGAAGCGACTGCAAAAGGAGTTTTATCAAATTCTTTCCACCAATCGGGCTTACCTGGATCCTGAATCTGTCTCCACTAGATCCTCTCGTGCTTCTGCAAGATCCAGCACCTCCGATTATGAAGATGAAGGTTCAGCGGAGGATGAAATTCGCGCTGCGGGTGATTCCATCTCTGAAGTTGAACATTTTTCCTCAATAGCAATGGCGGATTTGAGGTCCATTGCTGAGTGCATGATCGCCTCTGGATACGCCAAAGAGTGCGTGAATGTTTACAAAATTATACGAAAATCGATCATCGACGAAGGCATTTATCGGCTAGGTGTGGAGAGAATGAGCTCATCGCAGGTCAATAAGATGGATTGGGCGGCGGTAGATTTGAGAATAAAGAGTTGGTCAGATGCAGTTAAGATCTCCATGAGAACGCTCTTCACCGGAGAGAGAATTCTCTGTGACCACGTCTTTGCTGTTTCCGATTCCATCAGAGAGTCATGTTTCAGTGAAATATCCAGAGAAGGAGCTATTCTTCTCTTTGGAATTCCTGAACTTTTAGCCAAAACAAAGAAATCGTCAACGGAGAAAATGTTTCGTGTGCTCGATATGTACACCGCAATATCTGAAAATTGGGTGGAGATAGAATCCATCTTCTCTTTTGAGTTAACCTCCATCGTCCGATCACAGGCTCTCAATTCACTCGTTCGACTCAGTGATTCCATTCTTACAATGCTCTCCGATTTCGAATCTAGCATCCAAAAGGACTCGTCAAGGACACCGGTTCCAGGAGGCGACGTGCATCCTCTAACACTGCATTCGATGAATTACCTCACTCTTCTCGGCGATTACGGTAGTATCCTCTCAGATATTATCTCCGACTGGCCTCCACCGGTGAAGTCGTCGCTACCTAAATCTTACTTCGACAGTCCAGATTCCGATGATACTCCGGCATCGCCGATGTCCGTTCGATTCGCCTGGCTAATTCTGGTTCTCCTATGCAAGCTCGACGGAAGAGCGAAGCATTACAAAGATGTCTCTCACTCCTATCTCTTCCTAGCCAATAATCTGCAATACATAATATCCAAAGTTCAGACGTCAAATCTTCAGTATATACTCGGCGAAGAGTGGATTACTAAGCATGAAGCTAAAGTGAGACAATTTGCAGCGAATTGCGAGAGGTTAGCTTGGGGTCAAGTGTTCGCGTCATTGCCGGAGAATCCATCGGCCTCCATCTCGCCGGAGGAAGCCGGCAAAATTTTCAAACTATTTAATTCCAGTTTCGAAGCAGCGCACAGAAAGCAGAGTTCTTGTTTCGTATCGGACCCGAAACTCCGAGACGAGATGAAGGTTTCTATAGCAAGAAAACTAACGCCGGTTTATCGCGAGTTTTATAATAAACAAATGGTTACGGTGGAGGGACAAAGGAATGTAAGACTATTTGTCAGATATGCACCAGAAGATATAGAGAATTACTTGCCGGATTTGTTTTTTGGGACGTCGGAAACGTGGAGCTCACCGTCTTCTTCAACTACATCGTCGTCCTCTTCTCATCAGCGGCGATCACGATTATCGAGTTGA